From Thermothelomyces thermophilus ATCC 42464 chromosome 6, complete sequence, the proteins below share one genomic window:
- a CDS encoding uncharacterized protein (Zinc finger present in ADA2a putative transcriptional adaptor, and related proteins. The ZZ motif coordinates two zinc ions and most likely participates in ligand binding or molecular scaffolding. pfam04433, SWIRM, SWIRM domain is a small alpha-helical domain of about 85 amino acid residues found in chromosomal proteins), with protein sequence MGVIRKKIAARGGEGGVKYVCDVCSADITSTVRIRCAHSACNDYDLCVQCFSKGASSNAHQPATHPYRVIEQNSFPIFDREWGADEELLLLEGAEIYGLGSWADIADHIGGYRDKDEVRDHYLKVYIESSRFPLPERCSPYDMELANEISREEFQARKKRRIEERREAAKNAPALQPKTKPTASVPACHEIQGYMPGRLEFETEYANEAEEAVQLMQFDPGDGINPRTGELEPEMELKLTVMDIYNCRLTQRAERKKVIFEHNLLEYRENTKMEKKRSKEERDLLNKAKPFARMMNRTDFEQFCQGLVDELNLRQAIAQLQEWRSLKIGDLRSGEKYEQEKALRIQKSIPLGSMDRERLATNQRNKQQPPPEPPSGAALLVAPELPFRSTTTNGASTGEGANGVKTESNGNVNGGSVVVANGAPPTRQKYVPQPIPGVQPLQLTQDNAPDLHLLTPEEVKLCETLRLQPKPYLMIKEQILKEALKGNGSLKKKQAKEICRLDSQKGGRIFDFMVNAGWVVKA encoded by the exons ATGGGCGTGATTCGCAAGAAGATCGCAGCCAGGGGCGGTGAAGGAGGTGTGAAATATGTCTGCGATGTCTGTTCTGCGGATATCACTTCAACC GTCCGGATCAGATGCGCTCATAGCGCCTGCAACGACTACGACCTCTGCGTACAATGCTTCTCCAAAGGGGCCTCGAGCAACGCACATCAACCTGCAACACATCCGTACCGAGTCATTGAGCAGAACTCGTTCCCGATCTTCGACAGAGAATGGGGTGCGGACGAGGAACTCTTGCTcctcgagggcgccgagaTTTACGGCCTGGGATCGTGGGCAGACATCGCAGACCACATCGGCGGGTATCGGGACAAGGACGAAGTACGGGATCACTATCTCAAAGTCTACATTGAGTCGTCGCGCTTTCCCCTTCCGGAGCGATGCAGTCCATACGATATGGAACTAGCGAACGAGATATCCAGGGAGGAGTTCCAGGCCCGCAAGAAGCGCAGGATTGAGGAACGGAGAGAAGCTGCCAAGAACGCACCCGCTCTGCAGCCCAAGACCAAGCCGACAGCCAGTGTGCCAGCTTGTCACGAGATTCAAGGCTACATGCCTGGCCGTTTGGAGTTTGAGACGGAGTACGCCAACGAAGCAGAGGAGGCAGTACAGCTCATGCAATTTGATCCCGGAGACGGCATCAACCCGCGCACGGGCGAGCTGGAGCCTGAGATGGAGCTCAAGCTTACGGTGATGGATATCTACAACTGCCGGCTAACGCAGCGAGCCGAACGAAAGAAGGTGATTTTCGAACATAACCTGCTCGAGTATCGGGAGAACACCAAGATGGAGAAGAAGCGATCCAAAGAAGAACGGGATCTGCTCAACAAGGCGAAACCTTTTGCGCGCATGATGAACCGAACCGATTTCGAGCAGTTTTGTCAAGGGCTTGTGGATGAGCTCAATCTTCGGCAGGCAATTGCGCAACTGCAGGAATGGCGCAGTCTCAAGATTGGCGACCTCCGGAGCGGAGAAAAGTACGAGCAAGAGAAGGCGTTGCGGATTCAGAAGTCGATTCCACTGGGGTCTATGGACCGCGAGAGACTCGCAACCAATCAACGCAACAAGCAGCAGCCACCGCCAGAACCGCCGAGCGGCGCGGCACTCCTAGTTGCACCCGAGTTGCCTTTCCGCTCGACGACGACAAATGGGGCATCGACTGGCGAAGGGGCGAATGGTGTCAAAACCGAAAGCAATGGCAATGTTAACGGCGGAAGTGTGGTGGTCGCCAACGGCGCCCCCCCTACAAGGCAGAAATACGTGCCGCAGCCGATTCCGGGAGTCCAGCCCCTTCAGCTCACCCAGGACAATGCACCGGATCTCCATCTCCTGACTCCGGAGGAGGTGAAGCTGTGCGAAACCCTTCGACTCCAGCCCAAGCCTTACTTAATGATCAAGGAGCAGATCCTTAAAGAAGCTCTCAAGGGCAATGGGAGTCTCAAGAAGAAGCAAGCCAAGGAAATCTGCCGTCTGGACTCTCAGAAAGGTGGAAGGATTTTTGATTTCATGGTGAATGCTGGCTGGGTGGTCAAGGCCTGA